One genomic segment of Sanyastnella coralliicola includes these proteins:
- a CDS encoding serine hydrolase codes for MFTKTTPLAWLGLTALFLSLSPSVLAQNEDFSLSRFSEYEHKIPTVDLSKSTGTEDVLDQAFDDAFAGSTVKGMTAALVTSEGTVWERAAGLSEEFPADATLTIDHLHGIASNTKSYVAATVLLMAEDGLLDIDDSMDMYLEPIENTDGSVTIAQLLGMRSGFSDYLNDNPDWVPYLFDEEGTIWEIEDLLSLFMLEPNFDVDQDWGYSNSNYLLAALIMESITGNPWHEEVRNRVLDPLGLTETFVYPFEEPTNEQALSHVWGGNEDGEFVDLTEVIDIPSFFSIATSAGCIISTAEDLAKFRVGLHGGQLLEAASYEEMKQAYSPAGIGIDYGLGIYSDNYFAEENWGHDGSWGYLSLSRYFPECDYALVVIQNEPRTQGVGNNYVNAFLDLKETYDICECGLVSTDEISPVEIDLYPNPSSGVLNVQVDALEVELRVIDLLGNTVIGNLKAGSNSLEMLSNGTYLVVGVVDGEIVREKVLVEK; via the coding sequence ATGTTTACCAAAACGACTCCACTGGCTTGGCTGGGACTGACAGCTCTTTTCCTCTCTCTATCACCTTCTGTCTTAGCTCAAAATGAAGACTTTTCGCTCTCACGATTTTCGGAGTACGAGCATAAGATTCCGACCGTTGATTTATCGAAGTCGACGGGGACTGAAGATGTGCTTGACCAGGCATTTGATGACGCGTTCGCTGGTTCTACGGTGAAAGGAATGACTGCTGCATTGGTAACTTCTGAAGGAACCGTTTGGGAGCGCGCAGCTGGGTTGAGTGAAGAGTTTCCAGCTGACGCTACGCTCACCATTGATCACCTTCACGGAATTGCCTCGAATACGAAATCGTACGTCGCGGCGACCGTTCTTTTGATGGCAGAAGATGGCTTGCTAGATATCGACGATTCAATGGATATGTACCTCGAGCCTATCGAGAACACAGATGGGTCAGTGACCATCGCACAGCTGTTGGGAATGCGCAGTGGATTCAGTGATTATCTCAATGACAATCCTGACTGGGTGCCATACCTCTTTGATGAAGAGGGAACCATTTGGGAGATTGAAGATCTACTCAGTTTATTCATGCTCGAACCGAACTTTGACGTCGACCAAGACTGGGGGTACTCCAACAGCAACTACCTGCTAGCCGCATTGATCATGGAAAGCATCACAGGCAATCCATGGCACGAAGAAGTGCGAAACAGAGTCCTCGACCCACTCGGATTGACTGAGACTTTCGTCTACCCATTCGAGGAACCAACCAACGAACAAGCGCTCTCTCATGTCTGGGGTGGCAACGAAGATGGAGAATTTGTAGACCTAACGGAGGTTATTGATATCCCAAGCTTCTTCAGCATTGCCACCAGCGCAGGATGCATCATCAGCACCGCAGAAGACCTCGCCAAGTTCAGAGTTGGCCTGCACGGCGGTCAACTTCTTGAAGCTGCGAGCTATGAAGAAATGAAACAAGCCTACTCCCCTGCCGGCATCGGCATTGACTACGGACTGGGCATCTACTCAGACAACTATTTCGCAGAAGAAAACTGGGGCCATGATGGAAGCTGGGGTTACTTAAGCCTCTCACGCTACTTCCCAGAGTGCGATTACGCCTTAGTTGTCATTCAAAATGAACCACGCACCCAAGGGGTTGGCAACAACTACGTAAACGCATTCCTTGACCTCAAAGAAACCTACGACATCTGCGAATGCGGCTTGGTCTCAACCGATGAGATTTCGCCAGTAGAAATAGATCTATATCCTAACCCTTCAAGTGGGGTGTTGAATGTGCAGGTAGATGCTTTGGAGGTGGAGTTGCGAGTGATTGATCTTCTTGGAAACACCGTCATCGGCAACTTAAAGGCTGGAAGCAACTCACTTGAGATGCTGAGCAATGGTACGTATTTGGTTGTGGGTGTTGTTGATGGGGAGATTGTTAGGGAGAAGGTTTTGGTGGAGAAGTAA
- a CDS encoding Rid family detoxifying hydrolase — MKEIITTSGAPAPIGPYNQAVKFGDFLFVSGQIALDAGSGELMNSSIQEEATKVMSNLEAVLEAAGYSVRDILKTSIFLSDMDLFNEVNAIYASYFESDFPARETVAVKGLPKGVNVEISVIAAKQ, encoded by the coding sequence ATGAAAGAGATCATTACTACCTCAGGTGCCCCAGCACCAATCGGACCATATAACCAAGCAGTAAAGTTTGGAGACTTCCTTTTCGTCAGCGGACAAATCGCCCTTGACGCAGGAAGCGGTGAACTAATGAACTCTTCCATCCAAGAGGAAGCAACAAAGGTGATGAGTAACCTCGAAGCCGTGCTAGAAGCCGCAGGATACTCAGTGCGCGATATCCTCAAGACGTCCATCTTCCTTTCAGATATGGATCTCTTCAATGAGGTGAACGCCATCTACGCCTCGTACTTTGAGTCTGATTTCCCAGCCCGCGAAACCGTCGCTGTGAAAGGACTGCCCAAAGGCGTAAACGTCGAGATCAGCGTCATCGCAGCGAAGCAGTAA
- a CDS encoding PorP/SprF family type IX secretion system membrane protein, which yields MKKWYLHIILWVSVSVPTLVEAQDHVPSQFWRSFILNNPANTALIQEDYRAFTSYRNQWSSVNSPFKTMLAAGEAKLRKGNFSYFGVGATVLNDKAGDSQLGLFQANLSFAYHMRIGSKDGLSAGIAAGYMQRSINIDGLEWDSQFNGVGVDPTLASGESFGNQQSSAIDVSAGMHWSHDKVRRYDLGIAIWHYGQASGFLDNSIEKTLPRYVGNFVWYEDFGPVGARFQALYTQQGGAMQVVVGGTGRYRVGADSRFTSARTSNAIIGGIHYRYQDAILVNLGYEYRRQYEIGLSYDFTTSNLARNNQGRGGFEITLSWKGWYVDRRIRVR from the coding sequence ATGAAGAAGTGGTATCTACATATCATCCTTTGGGTAAGCGTTAGCGTTCCCACGTTAGTGGAAGCACAAGACCACGTACCGTCACAATTCTGGCGCAGCTTTATTTTGAACAACCCTGCCAACACAGCGTTGATTCAAGAAGACTACAGGGCCTTCACCAGCTACCGCAATCAATGGTCAAGCGTGAACTCGCCCTTCAAGACCATGCTCGCCGCTGGAGAAGCCAAGTTGCGGAAAGGAAACTTCTCATACTTCGGCGTAGGTGCGACAGTTTTGAATGACAAAGCGGGAGACTCGCAATTGGGATTGTTCCAAGCGAACTTGTCGTTTGCCTACCACATGCGCATAGGCAGCAAAGACGGACTCAGCGCAGGAATTGCGGCAGGCTACATGCAGCGCAGTATCAACATCGACGGCCTCGAATGGGACAGTCAATTCAACGGTGTAGGCGTAGATCCAACCCTTGCCAGCGGTGAATCATTCGGAAACCAACAGAGCAGCGCGATCGATGTCTCTGCCGGCATGCACTGGTCACACGACAAGGTTCGTCGATACGACCTTGGCATAGCCATCTGGCACTACGGACAAGCCTCAGGCTTTTTAGACAACAGCATTGAAAAAACTCTTCCACGCTACGTAGGAAACTTTGTGTGGTACGAAGATTTTGGTCCGGTAGGCGCAAGATTCCAGGCCCTCTATACCCAACAAGGCGGCGCCATGCAAGTCGTAGTCGGAGGAACCGGAAGGTACCGAGTGGGAGCTGATTCACGCTTCACCAGCGCCCGCACTAGTAACGCGATCATTGGAGGTATCCACTACCGCTACCAAGACGCCATCCTCGTTAATCTCGGTTACGAATACCGACGCCAATACGAGATTGGATTGAGCTATGACTTCACCACAAGCAATCTAGCCCGCAACAATCAAGGAAGAGGGGGATTTGAGATTACGCTTAGTTGGAAGGGGTGGTATGTGGATCGACGAATAAGGGTAAGGTAG
- a CDS encoding DUF6728 family protein: MFFRKVLYYINPVNLFKKEKDEGINLRVMHGINKISFWMFILCLAYLIYRWVS, from the coding sequence ATGTTTTTCCGAAAAGTCCTCTATTACATCAACCCGGTAAACCTCTTCAAGAAAGAAAAAGACGAAGGAATCAACCTCCGCGTCATGCACGGGATTAATAAGATTTCGTTCTGGATGTTTATTCTTTGCTTGGCCTACCTGATCTATCGCTGGGTATCCTAG
- a CDS encoding mechanosensitive ion channel domain-containing protein — MAEEHYMKIIETGIIAIAFLIIRTIIFRIINKTMTDRFLHETRGVVMKKVISITLTLIALIFASLIWGVDQAELAVFIGSVLTVVGVAFFAQWSLLSNITSSIIIFFNHPIKLNDQIVIMEGKEFEIKGKVTNIGLFFITLEMADGEELSLPNNVFIQKSVRKISKA; from the coding sequence ATGGCAGAAGAACACTACATGAAGATCATCGAGACGGGGATTATTGCAATAGCATTTCTCATCATCCGCACCATCATCTTTCGGATCATTAACAAGACGATGACCGATCGTTTTCTCCATGAAACCAGAGGGGTTGTCATGAAGAAAGTGATCAGCATCACACTCACCTTGATCGCCCTCATTTTTGCATCTTTGATTTGGGGGGTTGATCAAGCCGAATTGGCAGTATTCATAGGATCTGTATTAACGGTTGTAGGAGTCGCGTTCTTCGCTCAGTGGTCACTCTTATCGAACATTACTTCGAGCATTATCATCTTCTTCAATCACCCGATCAAACTCAATGATCAAATTGTGATTATGGAAGGCAAAGAATTCGAGATCAAGGGTAAGGTGACCAACATTGGACTGTTCTTCATCACTCTTGAAATGGCAGATGGTGAGGAGTTGAGTTTGCCGAACAATGTGTTTATTCAGAAGAGCGTACGAAAGATTTCGAAGGCTTAA
- a CDS encoding T9SS type A sorting domain-containing protein, producing MTRAALILFGLMLSFVSQAQIYGDIIEYWDFEDGIPADWLNESESGIAEWEYRGPDTEPDNTVCSQGSCGGNSVPIESESVDNGFVIFDSNYWDDDIGPCGNLGSGQAAAPHFATLTTGSIDLTDFEDVALTFQQQYRHFETETYVEASIDGGETWEVVYSNPTEFSAQSGPGEWATTNISEFAGGQSDVQLRFVFTGTYYWWLLDDIALYVPSDNDLIITEVMYTNFDGTLEPNGFGDIEYSAWPDFMIPDLNFSGLITNVGAQMQTGVSMNVRITNELSEFIYSANTEITDLAASDTTTAFFEDPYDPLTTIGEYTIRFKAEQNQEDQTPLNNELFKDYRVTEYIYARDEFEVEDTFVPSGIYAEEKYEIGNLYESQITGNIFHSIGVAIAEGSIPGTEIYGMVYDAGLDSVIGMTDPYIINEFDVNETGGEYIVHLQLQEDILTHTDTLYAVMVGFEGEDGEMLIGRSGSTPPQSSLISYPDINGLFYLLKAPMVRMHVFPAGTIPGCLDPMAANYDDTADTNDGSCIYPGCTDPEATNYDANSNFEDGSCAFTGCTDPEADNYDPNANTDDGSCQYSGCTDPGANNYDETANVDDGSCEYNEAFLGSDVIDGCAPLTVTFFNQTDVVPEGTCSFDIAGLQMIEDCVEEFEFTFDTPGTYEVTYVYTVGEFESTFTFGPVTVYENPAPPVLTYNEGENLIECAGCEDADQIIWYQNDEVIEGLNADSWAPLDNGLYSIEIITSEGCSAISDDILVVIISVEEYGLSSVELYPNPTQGEFTVVTSTVADEIAIMNLAGQVLKSVQPLTNTSAFDLQGLASGVYFVRVTEGGVVTVRRVVLQ from the coding sequence ATGACCCGCGCTGCCCTCATTCTGTTTGGATTGATGCTGAGTTTCGTATCGCAAGCTCAGATCTATGGAGATATCATTGAGTATTGGGATTTCGAAGATGGAATTCCTGCTGACTGGTTGAACGAATCAGAATCGGGTATTGCTGAGTGGGAATACCGAGGGCCAGACACGGAACCAGATAACACCGTTTGTTCTCAAGGTTCATGTGGAGGGAATTCCGTTCCGATTGAATCTGAATCAGTTGACAATGGCTTCGTCATCTTCGATTCAAACTATTGGGATGATGATATTGGTCCTTGCGGGAATTTGGGATCAGGACAAGCAGCGGCGCCACACTTCGCCACCTTGACTACGGGGAGCATCGATTTGACCGATTTTGAAGATGTAGCGCTTACCTTCCAACAACAATACCGTCACTTTGAAACTGAAACTTATGTTGAGGCTTCTATCGACGGAGGCGAAACTTGGGAAGTGGTGTACAGCAACCCTACTGAGTTCTCTGCGCAGAGCGGACCAGGAGAATGGGCGACAACGAACATCTCAGAATTCGCTGGAGGACAGTCGGATGTCCAGCTGCGTTTTGTGTTCACTGGAACCTACTACTGGTGGCTTCTTGATGATATCGCCCTTTATGTTCCTAGCGACAACGATTTGATCATCACCGAGGTGATGTACACAAATTTCGATGGAACGCTGGAGCCGAACGGATTTGGTGACATTGAATACAGTGCCTGGCCTGACTTCATGATTCCAGATTTGAACTTCTCTGGATTGATCACCAACGTTGGTGCCCAGATGCAAACAGGAGTATCAATGAACGTGCGCATCACCAACGAATTGAGCGAGTTCATTTATTCAGCGAACACTGAAATTACTGACCTGGCTGCTTCTGACACGACAACCGCATTCTTCGAAGATCCGTACGACCCGCTCACCACGATTGGTGAATACACCATTCGATTTAAAGCAGAGCAAAATCAAGAAGATCAGACGCCACTCAACAATGAGCTTTTCAAAGACTACCGTGTCACTGAATACATCTATGCGCGCGATGAATTTGAGGTAGAAGACACTTTTGTTCCTTCAGGCATTTACGCTGAAGAGAAGTATGAAATCGGAAACCTCTACGAGTCGCAGATTACAGGGAATATTTTCCATTCTATTGGTGTCGCTATCGCGGAAGGGTCTATTCCTGGAACAGAGATCTATGGTATGGTGTACGACGCCGGTCTTGATAGCGTCATCGGAATGACCGATCCATACATCATCAATGAGTTTGACGTCAACGAAACTGGTGGAGAGTACATCGTTCACCTGCAACTGCAAGAAGATATTCTGACGCATACAGACACACTTTATGCAGTAATGGTCGGTTTCGAGGGCGAGGATGGAGAAATGTTGATCGGACGATCAGGATCAACGCCTCCGCAGTCTTCATTGATTTCGTACCCTGACATCAACGGACTCTTCTACTTGCTGAAAGCACCTATGGTGCGTATGCACGTTTTCCCTGCCGGCACCATTCCTGGTTGTCTTGACCCAATGGCAGCGAACTACGACGATACAGCTGATACCAACGATGGGTCTTGTATCTACCCTGGCTGTACTGATCCTGAAGCAACGAATTACGATGCCAACTCCAACTTCGAAGATGGAAGCTGCGCATTCACCGGATGTACTGATCCTGAAGCAGACAACTACGATCCAAACGCCAATACTGACGACGGATCATGTCAATACTCTGGATGCACAGACCCGGGAGCGAACAACTACGACGAAACAGCCAACGTTGATGACGGCAGTTGTGAGTACAACGAGGCCTTCCTAGGATCTGATGTGATTGATGGATGTGCACCACTAACGGTGACTTTCTTCAATCAAACGGATGTAGTTCCTGAAGGAACATGTTCGTTCGACATTGCCGGACTTCAAATGATTGAAGATTGTGTTGAAGAATTTGAATTCACCTTCGATACCCCAGGTACCTACGAAGTGACCTACGTTTACACAGTAGGCGAATTTGAAAGCACATTCACTTTTGGCCCTGTTACGGTTTATGAGAACCCCGCTCCTCCAGTATTGACATACAACGAAGGCGAAAACCTCATCGAATGTGCTGGGTGCGAAGACGCAGACCAAATCATCTGGTACCAGAACGATGAAGTTATCGAAGGCTTAAATGCTGATAGTTGGGCTCCGCTTGATAACGGTCTCTACTCAATCGAAATCATCACCTCAGAAGGATGTTCTGCAATAAGCGACGATATCCTAGTAGTGATCATCTCCGTGGAAGAATACGGACTCAGCAGCGTAGAGCTCTACCCGAATCCAACTCAAGGTGAATTCACGGTTGTAACGAGCACAGTTGCTGACGAAATCGCCATCATGAACCTCGCAGGACAAGTCCTCAAAAGCGTTCAGCCACTCACCAACACCAGCGCCTTTGATCTTCAAGGCCTAGCTTCAGGTGTTTACTTCGTGAGAGTGACTGAAGGTGGAGTGGTTACGGTGAGAAGGGTCGTTCTTCAGTAA
- a CDS encoding C39 family peptidase: MRYLLVIFMTLACGVASAQSIQQTGPNYFIAGVPTVEFEFMAAESVYGNQRQANWCWAACSQMVLNYHGLYVTQEQIVHHIYGDLVDRPANANQIRRALSGWAPNIRGGYSTIHCSSVVNHVNEITQALAYKWPLIVGLRNPNGGVGHAYVLTAIEYSVDQWNNTIPHYVILRDPMPGTDGKIRVPWNVFENRVMMMFKVWVN, encoded by the coding sequence ATGAGATATCTACTTGTAATTTTCATGACACTCGCTTGTGGCGTAGCAAGCGCTCAGTCAATTCAACAAACTGGACCGAATTATTTCATTGCTGGTGTTCCAACAGTGGAATTCGAATTCATGGCAGCAGAATCTGTTTATGGGAATCAACGACAAGCAAATTGGTGTTGGGCGGCATGTTCTCAGATGGTTTTGAATTATCACGGGCTATACGTGACACAAGAACAGATCGTACATCACATCTACGGTGATTTGGTTGATCGACCTGCGAATGCAAACCAAATAAGACGAGCATTGAGCGGATGGGCTCCAAATATTCGAGGCGGATATTCTACTATTCACTGTTCCTCTGTGGTGAACCATGTAAATGAAATTACCCAAGCGTTAGCTTATAAATGGCCCTTGATTGTAGGCCTTCGGAATCCTAACGGTGGTGTTGGTCATGCCTATGTATTAACAGCAATTGAATATTCTGTAGATCAATGGAATAATACTATCCCGCACTATGTCATTCTTCGAGATCCTATGCCCGGTACAGATGGAAAAATTCGAGTACCATGGAATGTCTTCGAGAATCGCGTGATGATGATGTTCAAAGTCTGGGTGAACTAA
- a CDS encoding anthranilate synthase component II, with product MRLLILDNYDSFTYNLHHYLVPMVDQVDVFRNDAIALDEVAAYDAVVLSPGPGLPKEAGIMMDLIERYVETKPILGVCLGHQALCEYFGGQLLNLPEVYHGRVSQCHIKDREGLFQGIPTPFTIGHYHSWVIDPETSGKGIQVTAINEFGWMMAMRHEQHPCCGVQFHPESVMTEYGKELLRNWVEQAALNVKR from the coding sequence TTGAGGCTACTCATACTCGACAATTACGATTCATTCACATACAACCTGCATCACTACCTCGTTCCAATGGTAGATCAGGTCGACGTATTCCGCAACGACGCCATTGCTTTAGACGAGGTTGCAGCGTATGACGCCGTGGTGTTGTCTCCTGGTCCGGGTCTACCCAAGGAAGCCGGTATCATGATGGATCTTATCGAAAGGTATGTCGAAACCAAACCCATCCTCGGGGTTTGTTTGGGACATCAAGCCTTATGCGAATACTTTGGTGGTCAGCTTCTAAATCTTCCAGAAGTGTATCATGGAAGAGTAAGTCAGTGCCACATTAAAGACCGCGAAGGCTTGTTTCAAGGCATCCCCACTCCCTTCACCATCGGACATTACCATTCATGGGTCATAGACCCTGAAACATCCGGAAAAGGCATCCAAGTCACCGCCATCAACGAATTCGGATGGATGATGGCCATGCGCCATGAGCAACACCCATGCTGCGGCGTTCAATTCCACCCGGAGAGTGTAATGACGGAGTATGGGAAAGAGTTACTCCGAAACTGGGTTGAGCAAGCGGCGCTGAATGTGAAACGATAA
- a CDS encoding gliding motility-associated C-terminal domain-containing protein produces the protein MIRRVWFIAFLFIASAVSGQDFMEYTMADTTVTDCDGFLSDTGGPDMSYSINEDLMFTVNTGGVSIEVDFLADVCIEDGFDTLYVYDGVDDNGILLAAISGFDFTPPQLVATSGAVTFHFVSDQSASYCGFEVFWNTIVGPPTPPTASVDAPACGTNEFIVDFSYPIGCEWLLEDSVTFVGNGPIDILNAEVICTDDEGTQASFITASPLDYNCEYFVEMVLAIPDVCDSIWHFDVTASFLLSTCDLQSYIIADEEELCGGGCTNIEAGVSGCFEHSYVWDNGLPDGPGPHQVCPEVTTTYTVTITELATGNVGTESITINVVTPTIDPPSGPMCQSEPAFFLQSNTPGGQWFGPGVQDEDSGWFVPDSLNPGINVIYYVATETCFDSVIYDVTAIEAGLFDAACPGTAPFFLDPETPGGTWQGDSVTVDGWFNPEVAGTYPLVYSLDGCTDTLIATVAEITGTFDLGDMCQSLFPDTLDFSPLGGEWSGPGILDPLYGIFSPNDAPPGPHTLLYQVEGCDQEFTVNVLEIYTGERVRSSCPEQAPFIPQPDFAPAGGSWSGDGITDANTGMYDPGSVPNDYWANLIYTAPNGCQDTIFYYNRQTEIPVDTAWFCITDDPLNMNENNTGRTPFGGIWTGAGISNPWGDRFDFTPASAGVGAHWLTYEANGCSDSLLVYVIPTELNAPSHQVCTNADPFYLDPNQPEGGSWVGLGVVEPSTGLYDPSQSFEGSYWIYWTTPTGCGDSVFVEVEEFFQATLTGLEEVYCWSNEDIPLELFPDDGTLTGSTGPDTFNPALAGEGNHVITYEWSGNFCASNASAEVFVYPQLLASLQASDTVICPGAGTQLSVVAEGGIPDVLYEVEWSDGLFPVTEVTGIPEESQYFYVQVDDGCSDTFIDSVWIEVLPRIEPVVTTSDTLCFGYDGGFASAEMDIPEEFTITWSGNGDIDGNDIYTTAGTVVDLNIIDIDNGCEFDSLVLVPSYTPIAALFTPNPNEDCIPWTSQPVTFIDFSQHGLTGLWDFGNDNIELYNPGTNPTQSYDTPGDYTVSLYIENEGACPDSITRNVCILPPTPIFVADIFSPNGDMINDELFVRGSGIIEMNFTVYDRWGELVWSTDNMEAGWDGNFRGQEMPAGVYVWFLRARLNDGLTEELTGNVTLIR, from the coding sequence ATGATTAGAAGGGTTTGGTTCATAGCATTCTTATTCATCGCGAGTGCCGTGAGCGGTCAAGATTTCATGGAATACACCATGGCGGATACGACCGTGACGGATTGTGATGGCTTCCTATCGGATACCGGTGGGCCAGACATGTCGTACAGTATCAATGAAGACCTCATGTTCACGGTGAACACCGGTGGCGTTTCTATTGAAGTAGATTTCCTTGCCGACGTTTGTATCGAAGATGGTTTCGATACCCTCTATGTCTATGACGGTGTCGATGACAATGGAATATTGCTTGCTGCGATTTCTGGTTTTGACTTCACACCTCCACAATTAGTGGCGACTAGCGGTGCGGTTACTTTTCACTTTGTTTCTGATCAAAGTGCGAGTTACTGTGGCTTCGAAGTCTTTTGGAACACCATTGTTGGTCCGCCTACACCGCCAACGGCATCAGTTGATGCTCCGGCATGTGGGACCAATGAGTTTATCGTCGATTTCTCCTACCCCATTGGATGTGAATGGCTGTTGGAAGATAGCGTGACCTTTGTGGGGAATGGCCCCATCGACATTCTCAATGCCGAGGTCATTTGTACAGATGATGAAGGCACCCAAGCTTCTTTCATCACCGCCTCCCCCTTGGATTATAATTGCGAGTACTTCGTTGAGATGGTCTTGGCAATTCCAGATGTCTGTGACAGCATTTGGCATTTTGACGTAACAGCCTCTTTCCTACTGAGTACCTGTGATTTGCAGAGTTATATTATCGCGGATGAAGAAGAATTATGTGGTGGCGGATGTACAAATATTGAAGCCGGAGTGAGCGGTTGTTTCGAGCATTCATATGTCTGGGACAATGGTCTTCCGGATGGTCCTGGTCCACATCAGGTTTGTCCTGAAGTGACGACAACCTACACGGTGACCATCACCGAATTGGCCACTGGAAACGTTGGGACAGAGAGTATCACGATCAATGTCGTCACCCCTACCATTGATCCGCCAAGCGGACCAATGTGCCAGAGTGAGCCTGCGTTCTTCCTCCAATCAAATACGCCCGGAGGTCAGTGGTTTGGACCTGGCGTTCAAGACGAAGATTCTGGCTGGTTTGTGCCCGATAGCTTGAATCCAGGCATCAATGTGATCTACTATGTCGCCACCGAAACGTGTTTTGATAGCGTCATCTACGACGTCACTGCCATAGAGGCCGGACTGTTCGACGCAGCTTGTCCGGGTACTGCGCCGTTCTTCCTTGATCCTGAAACTCCAGGAGGTACATGGCAAGGTGATTCGGTGACCGTTGATGGCTGGTTCAACCCAGAAGTAGCGGGTACCTATCCTTTGGTGTACTCGTTGGATGGGTGTACAGACACCCTGATTGCTACAGTTGCTGAGATTACCGGGACTTTCGATTTGGGTGATATGTGTCAATCGTTGTTCCCGGACACGCTTGACTTCTCCCCTCTTGGAGGAGAATGGAGCGGACCAGGTATTCTGGATCCGCTTTACGGAATCTTCTCTCCAAATGACGCGCCTCCAGGTCCGCATACCCTATTGTATCAAGTAGAAGGTTGTGACCAGGAGTTCACCGTAAACGTATTGGAGATCTACACCGGAGAGCGTGTTCGAAGTAGTTGTCCTGAACAAGCCCCATTCATTCCCCAGCCTGATTTTGCTCCGGCTGGAGGAAGTTGGTCTGGCGATGGAATCACCGACGCTAACACCGGAATGTATGATCCAGGAAGCGTTCCGAATGATTATTGGGCAAACCTCATTTACACTGCTCCGAACGGATGTCAGGACACGATTTTCTACTACAATCGCCAGACTGAAATCCCTGTAGACACTGCTTGGTTCTGCATTACTGATGATCCGCTCAACATGAACGAGAATAACACGGGAAGGACTCCTTTTGGTGGTATTTGGACTGGTGCGGGGATTTCGAATCCATGGGGTGACCGTTTTGATTTCACACCTGCATCTGCGGGTGTTGGGGCACATTGGTTGACCTACGAAGCCAACGGCTGCAGCGATAGTCTTTTGGTTTACGTGATTCCGACCGAGTTGAACGCGCCAAGTCATCAAGTCTGCACGAATGCTGATCCGTTCTACCTTGATCCAAATCAGCCTGAAGGAGGCAGCTGGGTTGGATTGGGCGTGGTTGAGCCTTCGACAGGCCTGTACGATCCTTCGCAGTCGTTCGAAGGCAGTTATTGGATCTATTGGACCACACCAACCGGTTGTGGAGATTCTGTTTTTGTCGAGGTGGAAGAGTTCTTCCAAGCCACTTTGACTGGACTAGAAGAAGTCTATTGCTGGAGTAATGAAGACATTCCACTGGAATTGTTCCCAGACGATGGAACCTTGACCGGAAGCACAGGGCCAGATACCTTCAACCCAGCGCTAGCAGGCGAAGGAAATCACGTTATCACTTATGAATGGTCAGGTAATTTCTGTGCTTCTAACGCTAGCGCGGAAGTCTTTGTCTACCCTCAATTGCTGGCGTCGCTCCAAGCGAGTGATACGGTGATTTGTCCGGGGGCTGGAACGCAGCTAAGCGTAGTTGCCGAAGGTGGAATTCCCGATGTCTTGTACGAGGTTGAGTGGAGCGATGGTCTGTTTCCGGTGACAGAAGTGACGGGCATTCCAGAAGAAAGTCAATACTTCTATGTACAAGTCGACGATGGCTGTTCAGACACCTTCATCGACAGTGTTTGGATTGAAGTGCTTCCGCGCATTGAACCTGTTGTGACGACGAGTGATACACTTTGTTTCGGCTATGACGGTGGTTTCGCTAGCGCGGAAATGGACATCCCTGAAGAGTTTACGATCACTTGGTCTGGAAATGGAGATATCGACGGAAACGATATTTACACAACCGCAGGTACGGTGGTTGATTTGAACATCATCGACATCGACAACGGTTGTGAATTTGATAGTCTGGTGCTTGTGCCTAGCTACACGCCAATCGCGGCACTCTTCACCCCAAACCCCAACGAAGATTGTATCCCCTGGACAAGTCAACCGGTGACCTTTATCGATTTCAGTCAACACGGATTGACCGGACTATGGGACTTTGGAAATGACAACATCGAGCTCTACAATCCAGGAACCAATCCGACCCAGAGCTACGATACGCCGGGAGACTATACGGTGTCCTTGTACATTGAGAATGAAGGAGCATGTCCAGACTCCATCACACGCAACGTCTGCATCCTGCCCCCTACACCGATTTTCGTTGCTGACATCTTCTCACCGAATGGAGACATGATCAACGACGAGCTCTTCGTTCGTGGATCGGGAATCATTGAAATGAACTTCACGGTTTACGATCGATGGGGTGAATTGGTCTGGTCAACAGACAACATGGAAGCCGGCTGGGACGGAAACTTCCGTGGGCAAGAAATGCCTGCAGGTGTGTATGTCTGGTTCTTGCGTGCCCGTTTGAACGACGGTTTAACAGAGGAATTAACTGGTAACGTGACACTCATCCGATGA